ATGCGCAGTTTTTCCCCTAGATATTGTGCTGTTTTGCCTTGACAGCAAGGCATGCTGTGCTACATTCAGACTCGTCAAATCGACCGTGGAGGAATGCAGGCATGATCGAATATATTCGCAAAAGAGATGGCCGGCTGGTGCCGTTTGAGCAGGATAAGATCTCGTTGGCCATTCAGAAAGCCGTGCGGGCCGTGAACGGTACCGATATGGACAAGGCTGGCAAGATCGCCCGTGAAGTCGGCGGCATTCTGGAGGTCATCTACAAGGATGACAGGGTTCCGACCGTTGAAAATGTCCAGGACCTGGTGGAGAAGATCCTTATTGAAAAAGGCCACGCCAAAACCGCCAAGGCCTACATCCTTTACCGTAAACAGCGCGAATCGCTGCGTCAGACCAAAGAGTTCATTCAGGAGTCCATCGAGGCCATCGATTCCTATCTCACCCAGGAGGACTGGCGGGTCAACGAAAACGCCAACATGGGCTATTCTCTGCAGGGGCTCAACAATCACATCGCCGCCAATATCACCAGCAACTACTGGTTGAACAAAGTCTACCCCCGCGAAATCGCCGATGCGCATCGCAATGCCGATTTTCACGTTCACGATCTTGGTACCCTGTCGGTGTACTGCTGCGGCTGGGATCTGCGCGATCTTCTGCTACGCGGGTTCAGCGGCGCCTACGGCAAGATCGAGAGCGGACCGCCGCGCCATTTCCGTACAGCCCTCGGTCAGGTTGTCAACTTCTTCTACACCCTGCAGGGCGAAGCGGCCGGTGCCCAGGCGTTCGCCAACTTCGATACCTTGCTGGCACCTTTTATCCGGTACGACAAACTGACCTATCGCGAGGTCAAGCAATCGGTTCAGGAATTTATCTTCAACATGAACGTGCCGACCCGGGTCGGTTTCCAGACGCCTTTTACCAACATCACCCTCGATATGATCGCGCCGCGCAATCTCGCCGAGGAAGCGGTGGTGTGCGGCGGCCGGCTGATGGATGATCGCTATGGCGATTTTCAGGAGGAAATGGATCTGTTCAATCGCGCCTTCTGCGAGGTGATGATGAGCGGCGACCATGCCGGCAGGATTTTTTCCTTTCCGATTCCGACCTACAACATCACCAGCGACATCGACTGGGAAAGTCCCCGGTTCCAGGCCATCTGGGAGATGACCGCCAAGTACGGCATCCCTTATTTCAGCAATTTCATCAATTCGGATATGGACCCGGAAGATGCCCGCTCCATGTGCTGCCGGCTGCGCCTCGACAATCGGGAGCTGCGCCGCCGTGGCGGCGGATTGTTCGGTTCCAATCCCCTGACCGGATCGGTCGGCGTGGTGACCCTCAATCTGCCGCGCGCCGCCTATCTGGCGGACGGCAAAGAGGCCTTTTTCGCGCGCATCTCCGAGTTGATGCGCCTGGCCTACCAGTCCATGGAAATCAAGCGCAAGCAGCTTGAACGCCTGACGGAGGAAGGCCTGTACCCCTACAGCCGCTTTTATCTGTCCGGAATCCGGGAGCGTATGGGCCAGTACTGGGCCAACCATTTTTCCACCATCGGCCTGATCGGCATGAACGAAGCCGCCCTCAACCTTATCGGTCAGGGCATTGAAACGCCTTCCGGCAAGGCTCTGGCGGTGGAGACACTTAACTTCATGCGCCTGCAACTGGAGGCGTTCCAGGAAGAATCGGGACATCTGTACAATCTTGAAGCCACTCCGGCCGAAGGCACCAGCTTTCGTCTGGCCAGTCAGGATCGCAAGCGCTATCCGGAGATTATCACCGCCGGCACCGATGAGCCTTATTACACCAATTCCACGCAGCTGCCGGTTGGCAGCACCGAGGATATTTTTCAGGCACTGAATCACCAGGATGCACTGCAGACCCTGTACACCGGCGGCACGGTGTTTCACGGATTTCTCGGTGAACGGTTGGAAAACTGGGAAAGCGCCCGGTTGCTGGTGCAGCGCATCGCCAACAATTTTCATCTGCCCTATTTCACCATCAGTCCGACCTTCACTATTTGCCCGGTGCATGGCTATATTCCGGGCGAGCATTTCAGCTGTCCCCATCACCAGGACGGCGGTGCGGCCTGAGACCGGCTTGTTTGAAACGACTTCCTTAATCATGGAGACTGGACATGGCAACCAAGTGTGATGCAAAAACCGAAGTCTATTCGAGAGTTTGCGGATTTTTCCGGCCCGTTCAGCAATGGAACCGCGGCAAAAAGGAGGAATTCAAGGACCGCCGTGAATTTGTCCTTGAAAAAACCCCCGGAAAAGGCTGATCTCAATGGGAATCAAAGGCTTCCAGGGAACCAGCCTGCTGGATTTTCCCGGCCGCATCGCTTCTCTGGTGTTTGTGGGGGGTGCAATCTGAGCTGTCCCTTTTGCCACAACCCCGCTCTGGTAAAGGCACCGGAGAGTCTGCCTGACTACCCGCTGGAGCCGTTGTTTGAAGAATTGAAACAGCGGCGCTCCTTCATCGATGGCGTGGTTATCTCAGGAGGCGAGCCAACCCTGTATCCCGGATTGTCCGACCTGATGCGCGGCATCAAGGATCTGGGGCTGCTGGTCAAGCTCGACACCAACGGGTTGCGTCCCGATGTCGTCGCCGGGGTGCTGGAGCAGGGGTTGGCGGATATGGTAGCTCTGGACCTCAAGACGTCCCCCGAGCGCTACGGCGAACTGCACTGCGCACCGGTGGACGGCAGCCCATTGCGGGAGAGCGTCGCCTTGCTGTTGCGCGATTCCGTTGCTTGCGAGTTTCGCACGACCTGTGTGCCCGGCCTGGTGCAGGAGGCTGACATCCATGTCCTGGGCACCCTGCTGCAGGGTGCCGGAAGTTGGGTGCTGCAGCAGTTCGTGCCGCACTACTGCATGGACGACGGCTATCGGGCCATCGAGCCCTATCCGGCTTCTTTTCTGGAGCATTTTGCCGAACTGGCGCGCCGTTACGTTCCCTGTGTGATGTTGCGAGGCGTCTGACCCTGGCAGGTCCGTCGCGCCGGGTCAGGATATGTTGTCGAGATGGTCCGGCCGGGCCATTTCCGATGCAAAAACCTGTTGCTCAGCTGCCTGTGGCTATGGCGACTGTCGTTCGAATCCCTTCCAAATCTTCCCACCTGATGTTTTTCTCTTTCTCTGGATACAGCGTAGTTTTCATATGGAAAACGAGCAATTTTTCGTTGTGGCAAGGAAATCAAGGGGTTGCGCGGAGGCGTACATCGGTACGCCGCACAAGCAAGCCTGCGGATTGACGCCGCCATGGCGGAAAAGGGCCGTTTCCGGATGAAAACTAGTTAGCAGCGGAGGTCTCCGATGTGGCTTCCTCATTATTTTTCGTGATGTTTACGGTAGGAATTCCCAAATAGAGTGGTTCTGTGATATGTTGGCTTCTCGTTTGCCGGCCGTCCTTTTTATTCAAAACGGAACAGAAAACAAAGGTGCGCGATGATTAACAGGAC
This portion of the Syntrophotalea acetylenica genome encodes:
- a CDS encoding anaerobic ribonucleoside-triphosphate reductase activating protein — translated: MNLSLKKPPEKADLNGNQRLPGNQPAGFSRPHRFSGVCGGCNLSCPFCHNPALVKAPESLPDYPLEPLFEELKQRRSFIDGVVISGGEPTLYPGLSDLMRGIKDLGLLVKLDTNGLRPDVVAGVLEQGLADMVALDLKTSPERYGELHCAPVDGSPLRESVALLLRDSVACEFRTTCVPGLVQEADIHVLGTLLQGAGSWVLQQFVPHYCMDDGYRAIEPYPASFLEHFAELARRYVPCVMLRGV